In Leucobacter denitrificans, the genomic window GTACTGTATCCACATTCTGACCCAGGTCAGTGCGCTCACCCGCTCGCGGCAGGGGGTGGTGACGGGGCTCGATGATCACCTGAAGCACTGTGTGCTCGATGCCGCCAAGCTTAGCGACGAGGCCGCCCACGAGAAGATTCAGGAGTCCACTGCCGCGGTCAACCGGCTGATCCGATCGTGACTGTGTGAGTCGGCCTCGCGGGTTAGCCTACCGGCACTTCCCGCCGAGCAAGGCTCTCGCGCCGCGCACCCCGGTGCGCTCGGAGCGCTCGGAGCGCCGACAGAATGGCCACAAGGTCAACAATCTCTTGCAGCAGCGCTCCCACCACCGCCGGCAAATAGCCGAATGCGGCGACGAGCATCAAACCGACTGAGATGATGATGCCCATCCAGATCGACTGCAGGGCGATCTGCACCGTGCGCCGCGAGACATAGGCCACATCTGCCACTCGCGCGATGTCGTTCGAGGTGATCACCGCCGCTGCTGACTCGCTCGCGACCGTTGCACCCCTGCCCGCCATCGCAACACCGACATCGGCGGCCGCCAGCACCGGGGCATCATTGATCCCATCGCCGACCATGAGTACGGGTCTCGGCCGCATCGCCTGCACAATCCGCACCTTGGTCTGGGGAGTGGTCTCAGCGTGCACCGTCTGAATGTCGACCGCGTGTGCGACAGACTCCGCGGTCGACGTGATATCACCGGTCACCATCGCGATCTCGGCTACGCCTGCTCGGCGAAGACGGGACACCGTGTCTGCAGACTGCTCACGAATCGGGTCGGACAAGATGATCACTCCGGCGAGCTCGTCACCGACCGATACGTAGACGGCCGTCTCCCCAGCTGAGAGTACGGGTCGATCGATCGGCCCGGTCACCTCTTCGATAAATGAGGGCTTGCCCACTCGCACCGAAGTGCCGTCTGCCAGGGAGGCGAGGACACCGTTTGTTGCCACCTCGTCGGCCGTCACCACTTCGGGAAGCTCAAGTTGCTGTGTGCGTGCCGATGCCACGATCGGATCGGCGAACACGTGCACGGAGTACTGCTCGGCGGCGGCCGCGAGCTGCAGCGTCTCGTCTACGGTGCGAGCAGCAGGGTGAATCTCGACGACGTCGGCTTTACCTTCGGTCAAGGTGCCG contains:
- a CDS encoding metal-sensitive transcriptional regulator, with amino-acid sequence MSSTTESHASHHGYIGDKKRYLQRMKRIEGSARGIANIIDEEQYCIHILTQVSALTRSRQGVVTGLDDHLKHCVLDAAKLSDEAAHEKIQESTAAVNRLIRS